A stretch of Elgaria multicarinata webbii isolate HBS135686 ecotype San Diego chromosome 5, rElgMul1.1.pri, whole genome shotgun sequence DNA encodes these proteins:
- the LIPI gene encoding lipase member I, with protein sequence MLGLCFFTFFMACCVRTDMGQECPVFTDLSLGDAIIGTDLKVHLLLYTERNKDCAEKLNERNLTGSTYLNVSKKAIFIIHGYRFTGSPPIWITNIKDLLLKKGDANVIIVDWNQGATTVIYPKAVSRAKEVVKILKNVIDQMLANGASLDSVYMIGISLGAHIAGFVGKAYNGQIGRITALDPAGPSFTGKSPSERLDHTDAQFVDCIHTDIDAFGYRKPLGNIDFYPNGGTDQPGCPRTILGGSEYFKCDHQRSVFLYMSSLKQNCDVTAYPCDSYKDFMSGKCVSCEAFHPLPCPVLGYYADKWKDYLIEKNPPVTTAYFDTSDEEPFCMYHYAVDIITWNKNTSRGFINIKITDNAGNTAESKIKSEATTFRQYKQAKILVGFYLDFHSISKIALTFSTGNIIGPKYKLRILQMSIKSLSNSERIQLCRYDFILLEKIEATFRPIPCLETNV encoded by the exons ATGTTGGGGTTGTGTTTCTTCACCTTTTTCATGGCATGTTGTGTGAGAACAG ATATGGGACAAGAATGCCCTGTATTTACTGATCTTAGCCTGGGTGATGCCATAATCGGTACAGATCTGAAAGTGCACCTGCTTTTGTACACAGAAAGAAACAAGGACTGTGCTGAGAAGCTCAATGAACGCAACCTAACAGGTTCTACATACCTCAATGTGTCCAAGAAAGCTATTTTCATTATCCATGGTTACAGATTTACAGGTTCTCCACCAATATGGATTACCAACATTAAAGATCTTCTGCTCAAAAAAGGGGACGCCAACGTCATAATAGTAGATTGgaatcagggtgccacaacagtgATTTATCCTAAGGCTGTTTCCAGAGCTAAGGAAGTAGTAAAAATCTTGAAAAACGTGATTGACCAAATGTTG GCAAATGGAGCTTCTCTCGACTCAGTTTATATGATTGGAATAAGCCTTGGGGCTCATATAGCTGGATTTGTTGGAAAGGCATACAATGGCCAAATTGGCAGAATTACAG CTCTTGACCCAGCAGGGCCATCGTTTACAGGAAAGTCACCAAGTGAGAGACTGGATCACACTGATGCCCAGTTTGTTGATTGTATTCACACTGATATTGATG CTTTTGGTTACAGGAAACCCTTGGGAAACATTGATTTTTACCCAAATGGAGGAACTGATCAACCTGGATGTCCCAGAACAATACTTGGTG GATCTGAGTATTTCAAATGTGACCATCAGAGATCTGTTTTTTTGTACATGTCATCTTTGAAACAGAATTGTGATGTGACTGCATACCCTTGTGACTCGTACAAGGATTTTATGAGTGGGAAATGTGTGAGCTGTGAGGCTTTCCACCCACTTCCATGCCCAGTATTGG GTTATTATGCTGATAAATGGAAGGACTATTTAATTGAAAAGAACCCTCCGGTGACTACAGCTTACTTTGACACATCAGATGAAGAGCCATTCTGCA TGTATCATTATGCTGTGGATATTATTACCTGGAACAAAAACACTAGCAGAGGTTTCATAAATATCAAAATAACAGATAATGCAGGAAATACAGCAGAGTCCAAAATTAAGAG TGAAGCAACCACATTTCGCCAGTATAAACAAGCCAAGATATTGGTTGGATTTTACTTGGATTTCCACAGTATATCAAAAATTGCCTTGACGTTTTCTACAGGGAATATAATAGGCCCAAAGTACAAGCTTAGGATCCTTCAAATGAGTATAAAATCTCTCTCAAATTCGGAAAG GATTCAGCTATGTAGATATGATTTTATACTCCTGGAAAAGATTGAAGCAACCTTCAGGCCTATTCCATGCCTTGAGACCAATGTGTGA
- the RBM11 gene encoding splicing regulator RBM11 has protein sequence MATSGRADEPDRTLFVGNLESRVQEEILFELFLQAGPVTKVTICKDKDGKPKTFGFVCFKHTESVPYAIALLNGIRLYGRPIKVQYRFGSSHCLELSNPCQNVENDEQSPTYRNVEPYSGTPLPVSPFQVNNNPHQSYSTFQNMMAYFLAQQYTPYSPMGQQFPYYQMMTPPPPFPSFPVSSYLNPGQASFECVYPEPKNHQQYLVKEGTPKRKRPQETSDSDSSMESERKKTKRK, from the exons ATGGCCACCTCAGGGAGAGCGGACGAGCCTGACCGGACCCTTTTCGTGGGGAACTTGGAGAGTCGCGTGCAAGAGGAGATTCTCTTCGAGCTTTTCCTGCAG GCTGGACCGGTAACCAAAGTGACCATATGCAAGGACAAAGATGGAAAACCCAAGACTTTTGGATTTGTCTGCTTTAAGCACACAGAGTCAGTGCCTTATGCCATAGCTTTGCTGAATGGGATTCGTTTATATGGAAGACCAATTAAAGTGCAATATCGGTTTG GGAGTTCTCACTGTCTAGAGTTAAGCAATCCTTGTCAGAATGTGGAAAACGATGAACAGTCTCCAACATACAG GAATGTAGAGCCTTATAGTGGAACTCCATTACCTGTTAGTCCTTTTCAGGTGAATAATAATCCACATCAGAGTTATTCTACCTTTCAAAACATG ATGGCATATTTCTTAGCACAGCAATATACTCCTTACAGTCCAATGGGACAGCAGTTCCCTTATTATCAGATgatgacaccaccaccaccatttccaaGTTTTCCTGTATCGTCTTACCTGAATCCAGGACAAGCCTCTTTTGAATGTGTCTACCCTGAACCAAAGAACCACCAACAGTATCTAGTTAAGGAAGGTACACCTAAAAGGAAGAGACCTCAAGAAACAAGTGACAGTGACAGTAGCATGGAAAGcgagaggaaaaaaacaaagagaaaatga